The Perca flavescens isolate YP-PL-M2 chromosome 8, PFLA_1.0, whole genome shotgun sequence DNA window GTGCTATGCACAAATATATAAAGTGTACAAATTAGCTATTTAATAAGGTGTGCGGTTCAGTCGTACATCATCACGACAGCAGTTAAAAGTATTTGAGTTGAAGGTTAATTCTGTCCCGTTGGAGTAAGTAAATGACAAGATACTGAATTCCAATGTTATGAATCACGGTCAATATTCATCCAGTAGGACCTTCAGAAATCAGTGTTTTAATTGGTCAAATTAAGCAGATTGCTTGATGCAGCTTTAAAACTGGAACTATTCATTTGTATTTGCTCCTATATTGGACTGTCTCACCTAAAATATTGTTTGATTAGGTTTAAaaattataatgtattttttaatatGTGCAAGGCTGCAAAATTAATAGCCTGATTGACCGAGAGTGAAGGAAAATGTTCTAAGTTACAGGCTCAAATGTAAGTTGTACTTCAAACTGCTGGCACTAGAAAGAGATTTATAGTATATATTGAGAAATGTATAGTTGGCCAACCAGAATACAATGACAGCGACTACGAAAACAAACCGTGGGTGCTTGGGCCCATGATGACGTTTCAGAATGTCCTCGAAGGTCTCGCGGAGGCTAAACGCTTACCTTGTTTTCGTGTGTCCCTTCCCAGGTATGCTCCAACTGCCGGCCCAAGCTCACCTGCTGCCCCACCTGCCGAGGCCCCCTGGGCTCCATCAGGAACCTGGCCATGGAGAAGGTGGCCAACTCTGTCCTCTTCCCCTGCAAGTACGCCTCATCGGGCTGCGAAGTCACGCTGCCTCACACCGACAAGACGGAGCACGAAGAGCTGTGCGAGTTTCGGCCGTACTCGTGCCCCTGCCCCGGCGCCTCCTGCAAGTGGCAGGGCTCCCTGGACGCAGTCATGCCTCATCTGATGCACCAACACAAGTCCATCACCACACTGCAGGTCAGACACCGACCCATCTCCTTGGCTTCTTTTATAAACTACGCCTAGGGGGGGGAGTCTGTTGGGACACAGGAATAGGGATGTAACGgtatgaacattttaaagtgatggttcggagtaatttcaccctagggtactttgcaccatgacctcgagccaaacacccccagaagcttttttcacctgggtctttAACCTCATGTTTGTGACCAAAATTATCACTGTTTCCACACCGTGgtaataatattttaaatgaaaacggtaATGGTTATCGCCAACATTTTTATTGTGGTTTACCATTACACCGGTAATAGTTACATCCCTAcactggaagaagaagaagaaggaaaaaaaacgttttgcATTTTAGGTGATTTAACCCATGTCTTGTCCTCTGGTCGAATTTGACCGGTTTTCAAAGTGTTttatctagctagctatctatctatctatcatatgggtttctttcaacaaaatgAGCATTGATGCATGGAGAGCAGGTGAAATATATGATTACTTTAATTCAATTTTGgaagttttattcaattttaaaacatttaaaaaaaagaaaaagaaaagtgtattCTGAGGGGGGTTCTACCTAATTTTGATTATTCCACACACTGCTTTGCAAGTAGCAACCTTTcggtgtttttatatttaaaaaaaaaaatttgcttttgaaaaaccAGACTAAACATTGACTTTTACCCTTCTGTAATTATCCTTTTTAATAtaagtctaaataattcataatttctgcttttttaactcaagaattTGGTATAATTTGCTATAAATGAGGTGTAtggaccatgaattccaaaaaaatgagtgtattttaaaaacaaacaaacaaaaaaaaacacaagagctCGAGCTCACcctgcagcggcgcgggttcgGGTCTGGCCCGCTGCCCTTggctgcatgtcgtcccccatctctctctccccctttctggtctatccactgtcactaatAAAGGGGAAAAGCCCCCAAGAAAGTGTTGATTGTCAGGACGACAAGTACGTGGTCGAACAAGGGTTAAGACGCTATCTACTCTGGTATATCAAGgttgatataatatcaatatattgcccaaccctaatGTTAGCTCATTCTGCAAAATAACTAGCTGAAATGTTAGCGTTTTCAAGAGTATAGAAATAGTAGCCCTTAATGAATGCCGACTGAACCGGTTTGACctgcgtgtgtctctgtccagGGGGAGGACATTGTGTTCCTGGCCACGGACATCAACCTGCCGGGCGCCGTGGACTGGGTGATGATGCAGTCGTGTTTCGGCTTCCACTTCATGCTGGTGCTGGAGAAGCAGGAGAAGTACGACGGCCACCAGCAGTTCTTCGCCATCGTGCAGCTCATCGGCACGCGCAAGCAGGCGGAGAACTTCGCCTACCGGCTGGAGCTCAACGGGCACCGGCGCCGCCTGACCTGGGAGGCCACGCCGCGCTCCATCCACGAGGGCATCGCCACGGCCATCATGAACAGCGACTGCCTCGTGTTCGACACGTCCATCGCACAGCTGTTCGCCGAGAACGGCAACCTGGGCATCAACGTCACCATCTCCATGTGCTAGGAACTTTTGAAGAAAAAGAGGGTCAAAAAAGTAACAGATGGTCAGGGGGCATTTTTTTAAGGGGGTCAAATCCGTTGTGACCTCACAGcgcctctccccccccccccacccccctctctgCCTCACCCCTTGAGACGTGGAACTGGACTGTCTGATCGGGCAGCCGTGGAGCCCCAGGGggtgggatggatggatgagtggatggatggatgagtggAAGGATGAGTGGAGGAATGAATAAACCCAAGAACATAACCGTGTAGTGATGGCTATAGActtctaaacacacacactatatatatatatatatatatatatatatatatatatatatatatatatatatatatatatatatatatatatatatatatatatatatatatatataaaacaaactcATGCACGCACATGCTGTCTCGCCCTCTCTTGGTCATAAAACACGGCAAAGTTGTTCAGTCAAACGTGCTTGTCAAACTCGTCTCTCCAAGTGATTTGCCACCACTCCtcgttatttatttttgttttagtgtctttctttcttctcattCCCTCGATCCTCATCAGACATTTCAGACACCACAGGCTTCCGACCGTCGCTTTGAGCCGCTGGAGGCCGGTCGCCACGGAGCGTGGCCGACTCGCTGACAGCTACGCACTGAGCGAGACTCGGAGCTAAATTCCAACACGGGACTTCCGGTCAGGgctagccagctagctagctctaaTCTCCCACCATTCCGTGCTGTTTTTGtaatccaccccccccccccccccacccccaaaaaaactCCTGGATTGAACGGTTCGCGGCCGTGGCTGGGACTCGCCACAGTGGGCGTCCTCGTGTATTGGCTAGCTCAGACTGGAACCCAGAGCCCACAAAGTTCCTTATCGCAGATTTGGGTATTTATCTTCACCCGTGACTGATGTAGCGATCGATGGCTGGGgactggaaaacacacacacacacacacacacacacacacacacacacacacacacacggatggcAGTAGCACCCATAACCATAGACACCCGGGCGCCGTCCTGTCTACAGAACATCCGTACAGGCTCATCCGGTTTGCTCCCGGGCCCACATCGGTCCACCCAAGGCTAAAGATTGTGCTTCGGACACTCTGAAAATAGGCTGTCGCCGTTCCTAGTTATTAGAAGGGCCTCTGCTCTCGTACTGTATGAATTTAGGAAGGGCCTCAGCTACGTCGGCCCCTGGAATTTTTGTGTTGGCACAAGAGTGGAGTTGTCGCACCTGTTCCTTGCATCACAGGTCGCGTGTGCAGGTGTAATGGTGGGCGAGTCGAGTGGGTGTCGGAGCATTTTGGACCGAGGATTAGAggggtctctttttttttttttttttttttttttttttttatttttgggttttcagaatgaggaaaaaaaaaaacactgcatttcaGCTGAGTCCGTTTTTTcttttgtggttttatttttttttttaaaaagtcttgtttctttttaaagtctgttttgtttcttttttttaattattttaggtgtctttttttgtataagAGGATAGaagtcaggtgtgtgtgtgcgtgtgcgcgtgtgtatgtgtgcgcgcgcgtgtatgtgtgtgcgggCGAGATGGACATGTGGCAAAAAGCCCGCTCactttctcccctctctctctctctctccgctctTCTTTCATTTCTTCTCTGTCTGCCAGTGTCGGCCTCAACCACTGATTGACTGACTGATCACCCAACCAGGAATGAGGGACAGTTTCTACCGTTACAATGTtgctattgttattattaaatgGAGATTATCATAATTATCATTTTTTGTaatgacttttaaaaacaaaaaaaattaaaaggcaGTTGTAAAACTTGTGGCTAAACTTCAGTGTTTGTAGTTAAAAAGCAAGTTGTGTTGTTCTTCTGAAGGTTTGTgttccacccccccccccccccccccacccccgaaGTTTGATTGTTTTTCCCTTCATCTATTTGTCTCTCCGTCCTCTTGTTTGTGTGGACAAGtctcttcttttccttttttttttttttttttttttttttttgtctatgaggagggagggaggtcaAGCCAAtcatctctccctttctcttcaCGTGGAGTCTCAGTAATGTTGCTGCTCTCCCTCAACTCCttgactttttctgttttaatttgtcATTAAATAAATCTATCTTTTTCATACCTggtgcattttcttttattgtagGATCTGCAATCCTGATCATGACTGCATTATTTGTCTTATTCTGCTGCTGGTTTCAAAATATCCCACTAATTGACAGTTGGTGGCAGTAATGTGCAAAATGTACCAATGTGCTTACAAAGGCAGTGAAGAAGActttgtttggtgtttttaaagcccccaacgtcgtcttccaggcagcgctgcctggaaggcaccaaggggggggtaagctttgcttcagaactcgaacctcctatggcgccattttgatgctacaaagcgatcacctcccgttagcatcccattcattttgacgtcactttgacaacgaataactttacatctgaagcgtttaaagactgtatttgtccgttgtttatttctaaagaaacacgacgatgagtaaaaggctccattaccttgtacctcacgttatggctccgtagcagacgtttttgtaaatgtaggctaacgattgtgccATAaccacatagtagaggaattaccgtatagtacagg harbors:
- the siah1 gene encoding E3 ubiquitin-protein ligase Siah1 isoform X1, whose amino-acid sequence is MDEEMSRQTATALPTGTSKCPPSQRVPTLSGTTASNSDLASLFECPVCFDYVLPPILQCQSGHLVCSNCRPKLTCCPTCRGPLGSIRNLAMEKVANSVLFPCKYASSGCEVTLPHTDKTEHEELCEFRPYSCPCPGASCKWQGSLDAVMPHLMHQHKSITTLQGEDIVFLATDINLPGAVDWVMMQSCFGFHFMLVLEKQEKYDGHQQFFAIVQLIGTRKQAENFAYRLELNGHRRRLTWEATPRSIHEGIATAIMNSDCLVFDTSIAQLFAENGNLGINVTISMC
- the siah1 gene encoding E3 ubiquitin-protein ligase Siah1 isoform X2 is translated as MQRPLFIDIMHCNSERSQHFKRRRKPYLEILWTKVCSNCRPKLTCCPTCRGPLGSIRNLAMEKVANSVLFPCKYASSGCEVTLPHTDKTEHEELCEFRPYSCPCPGASCKWQGSLDAVMPHLMHQHKSITTLQGEDIVFLATDINLPGAVDWVMMQSCFGFHFMLVLEKQEKYDGHQQFFAIVQLIGTRKQAENFAYRLELNGHRRRLTWEATPRSIHEGIATAIMNSDCLVFDTSIAQLFAENGNLGINVTISMC